The sequence TGGCTTCAAAAAAGTTCCACGTACCACCTTTCAGCCCTCTTCTTGCAAGCTCAGTACTGAAAAGGTACAGATTCCTTTTCTGTTTATATTGAGTGCATGGCCCATCACTAAGAAAGTGAAGGACAGACACCAGAGGGTAATTCGTTTGCACATGATCCAGCACTGGAGCCATGTGCTCCCATATAGCCGGAGGACCCTTTTTGTTTCGAGGGTGACACAGAGCAAAAGGGCACGACCTCTTTGTCTCCACCTAGATAGAGCACACCAGTGTGTAGCGTGGTCTGATTTTGTGAGGCGCCAAAGCGAACAGACTGGATCTCTGAGCTGTATTTGCAAGAGTAATTCTCAGAAAAGTCAATATGAATTATTGCCTCTTATTTTGTCAGGTTCTCTTTTAACTTTCTGCAGTAAGAGTACTGCTGAATTATGTTAAAAGTGTGCCTCTTGAATTTGTGTAGAAAGGTATGGAACAAATCCACCAGATTTCCTTGGGAATCTTCCACCAGCTTCTTCAATGTGTACCTAACAGTGGTTCCATCCTTCatgtcctctctttctttctgagCTGTGGCCCACTGAGGGAAGGTAACTGTCTTCACAGCATCAAACTGAGGGAGCTGGATAATTTTGTTTTTGGATTCCACACACTCATCGTACATGCAGCACTTGTTAGAGAAATCACATGTAATCATCTTGGTTAAACTCTCAAGATTGGTTGTCTCAATTAGTTTCAAGTGATACATCTTCATGACCACAAATTCAAGATTCTCATAAATCTTGCACAAACAGGTTTCACGATCTGACAGAGTGGGATGTACAACCCAAAATGGACGCAGTCTACAGAAAAGGGAGTAGGAAATGAAGTGCTCCTGTTCTGCAACAAATTTTCTGTGCAGGTTCTTCATTGTATCCATTAGAAACCTCTTGTTTTTTCACCTTGCCTCGGGTGATGGTTTGCTTGCGTCCAGTAGTTATCCGGCTGACATCGTCTCTTCTGTAAAAGGAATGCACCTCTGCTTTCAAGCCAGGACGAAGTCTACTAGTGGGTTTTCTTGTGGTGCTGCTGATGGTTTCACCTTGGAGAAAGCGGCGCTTTTTTGAAAATCCTAGTAGCTTTTCTGCAAATGTTTGGAGTTGGTATCTCTTCACAATCCCTCCAACAGTTACCTTTGCGATAAGCTGTTTTTCGCGTTCTTTTCTTGCTGTCTTGTACTTGTTTTTGATATCTTCTATTAAAGCTTCATGGTAGAGGAGTTTTTTCCTGATTGTTGGTGTTAATCTTCCACTTTTTGTCAATTGTTGCACTTTTGAGCGTGGAGACTCACTTTTATTTGAtcgtttgtatttttttctgtatttatctgaacgcttcctctccttctccagcaattTTGTTAATTTCTCTACTTCTTTCTTGAGGCGATCTTTATTCTTTCTCCACAGCCGCTTCCCTGCTTCATGTTGCCTAAAAAATAGCAAATTCAGTATGTCAGTCAATATACATGGTGGCTTTTTATCTAGGCTACTCTCCACTTATATTCCCTATAACTGAATACTACCTTGAAGGTCCTGCCTGATGCCTGTCTGCAGATCCTGGCTGTACATTCTCTTGGCTTTCAGGAGGGGTATGGAAAGCCCCCAACATTGCCTTTTTCTGCTTTCTCCTTCCATTCTGTTCCCTCCACTTCTTTCTTAGCTGTCTCTGGTCTCTTTCATTTAAGTTTTTAACTAACTTCTTCTGCCCTCCTTCTACATCTCGTCTCCATCTCTGCTGCTCACTCTCTAGGTACATCTGCCTCCTCTCTTGATCTGCGTCCCGGCGGGCACGGAATCGTCTTTGTCTTTCTGCATTACTTAGTGGTGCCATGATAATCTGCAAATTATGGAATGTTATTATtctttataatatattattataatatataatatgatataaatgaTATAAACAATGAATTTCATATTTAAATGGCAAAAATAACCCCTCTACAACTCCCTTTACCACCCCGTAACAATATACAGTGTTACGGGGTGGTATGTTACGGGGTGGTAAATTTCACCTTAAAATGGCTGCCGCTTACCATGTGGTCAACTAGCTGAGCTAGCAACTACACTAATCAGACTTAAATATCATTTTCTAAACATTACAactggatttaaaaaaaaattaaaacagttTCCCTATCTATTATGCGTTACGGGGCTGTAAGACTAAGCTTGACGGACCCTGtctaacacacaaaaacagcaaataaacaatttaaaataatgtgGGAACTTGCCTGCTCTTGAGCTTGACTCCTGCAAGGGTTCGAatgatgtcacttcctctctctgatATCATTTAAAGCAACAGTGCATTCTTAATAGGCAGAAACTGTAAGTGTTACGGGGTTGTAAGACAAAATGGGGGAAATGCGCAAATAATGACCTTTTTTGCAtataataatgttttattttgaataaatcTATTGTATAGTGTCAGGGGCATAACTTTAATCCTTAGTATAATAAAGGTTTTGTTtagaaataatattttttagttAAAAAGGTTAATGCAAATTCCATGTTGGTCATTGCGGACATGGCAAAACCAGCCATATCCTTACTAATAATGTCTAAAAagtgtttgttttaattttgcAATGTTATTTAAACATTAATCATGTAATTAAAAACAATACCATTTACAACCTTGAACTTTTGGAATACATTTTGACAATGTTTTACATCCTTTGAAGATCATGAAATGCTGTGGACTCAAATGGCACCCGTTTCGTAGAATGACccacaaacatttttacaatgcatgatacaatttagtttctaaaactctgtgccctgtgtgaggctcgaactcacgaccttcacaTTATGAGAATGAAGTGCTGCCTACTGCACGATCAAGGGAACCATTGAACAGCAAGAGTCAGGCTTACAGCAATATTTGCTCTAagattgatattaagtataataaaaatccatgtTACACATattatgttaaatcaatatgATAAATTaaactactgttgtactcaattaagaatgccatgttttatggctgtcaagtaatttcttctcagaagccacaagattctcaCAAGTCATACCTTCAgtacattaagacagcctggaaatgaAGTTTCTTTCAACCGGGCAcgggtatccgatttttttaacaaacatttttacaatgcatgatactatttagtttctaaaacaCTGTGCCCtgtgtgaggctcgaactcacgaccttgagattatgagaatgacgtgctgccaactgcaccaacgagggaaccagcGAACAATAAGAGTCAAgcttagagcaatttttgcgctttgaatgatattaagtataataaaaatccatgtAACACATATTATGTAAATCTTTATGACAAATTCAACTACggttgtactcaattaagaatgccatgttttatggctgtcaattaatttcttctcagaagccacaagattctcataagtaataccttcagtATATTAAGACAGCCTGGAGATGAAGTTTCTTTAAACCGGGCAcgggtatccgatttttttacaaacatttttacaatgcatgattctagttagtttctaaaactctatGCCCCGtatgaggctcgaactcacgaccttcagattatgagactgacacgctgcctactgcgccaaAGCTGGGGAACAATAGTCGTTTAAGGGGGGGGAATAAGGAAggaaaggggggagaagggggggagaagaaaaggaagggaaaagagaggaaaaagggagaaaaagggGAAAGGGAAGGGAATGAGAGAAATTTAGGacataaattacaaaaaaacatttcattacataaaaaacaaataaaaacctgAGAATGTGGAGTTTTGTTTGCAATTCTTCTGCCTTGGAACAGAAGGTCGGCGGTTCAAGTCCTACCGGTGACaaatttttgttttggttcattcATGGATGTACTCAAGATCTCTTGCGCAAATATAATTACCCTTGCCCTCCATtgacacacatatgcacttATTTTAATGGGAATATTCTAATTACTATGTTACTTTCTATTCCACTATTTTTGTAGCCATACAGCTATTCACAGCACACCTGTGCACTCTTTAGCAAGCTACTTGTTtagttattatttgtattgtgaCCTGTATGCTCAATTTAGCCTCCATCTTCAACCTACAAGTATTTCAACTATAAATCATTTTGTGTGCATATTATATTGCAATAGTAGTATGGTGCTTCCTCTTGTGGAGTGGATCTGGCTAATGATTCGATTAAGATGACCAGCAAATAATTCTTAAAACATTTGTTAatatataaacatgtttattttaacatATAACATATAGATTCAACACGGGTGATCTTTGTTCCTCCTCTCCGCCAACCACTGCTCCTTGGTCAGGGACTCGGAGGAGGGGCAGGGTGCATAAAAAAGCGGTCTGGTGACGGGACCTGGTTGTAGATGAGGGCAGAAACCGGTGGCTCATACCAGAGCTGGACGTCCGGGCGCAGCCGCTGGTTCCTCCACAGCGTGGACGCAATCCAGCGCTGGTCCTGCTGGGGAATGGTCTTCCTCATTTCCACCGGCAGCCAGAACTGATCTGgagcagcatgaggaggagcagggaggggaccaggaggagcagggaggggaccaggaggagcagggaggggaccaggaggagcaggactcATATCTGATACAACCTacataaagaaaatgaaaaagatcATAAATCATCTATCCGCTACACGCTACAGTATGTAAGACCTGTATAGAGGTTATTACAGTTGCACTAACCAGAGGAGAAGAGCTGGTCCTCACCGCCGACATGACAGGGCTggatagaggcagagagaaaggggagacagGCCTGTAGAAGCTGGGACTGGAAGGGGGCGTCACTTGAGGTGGGGTAGCGGATGGAGTGCTTCTCCCAGACGGGACAGTGGCAGGGCTGGAGGGACGCTGGGAAGAGGGGGAAACTGAGCCGATGAAGTACAATTACAAAACAAGGATAGTGTTGGCTGTGCTGaatagttcttcaaggaaagggttcaagtccgggatagcttttaactgactttattgttaaagtaggcatgtttcggtatggtaactggcTATGGCGAAAGTCTAGGAATCGtgtagaacacgtgtgagagataataactctggctacttcCAGCCACGGGCAGAGGTCCGTGACTgtcgtggcctagtgggcgtggtggcttcggcttcttcaggcgatgccttctgtggtggagccgccttcaataaggtcttgctcccctagtggctatgtatagtatttacggcttatatgtttggtcctgcttcattgggtctatgtgtgggtagcttagattcttaaaatacgtaacaatccctccttggtcatctcagatgaccatacaataatattttaaatcataaacaccatttaccacaccgaaaacatagtcaaagtaggataaatcatcaacaccatcaaccgtgtgGGAGAAACTCTATCgaatagagaaaaaccactacgcgttcCCGATAATACTGAAACggtattcacattgtgggtcccataggaaatacaggtcattatttaacaatacaacaatgaacatatatcttgttatcatacaatcatatggtcaaacagcacacaaacaaaagtatccatagaaatcctgagctaatacttttggctatgtgcaacaaggtcataacattttcaacatgtgcaaaagtaaagtaaaaaattaGTTGTCATAACaaaattttaaaatttcaaaattattgataggctagcatggatttgggtggttcaggtgatcttcgtgtattggtgtatTCTGTCGCtgtcgggcctgtaattcatgaacccaagactcgtccctccttgtcaagggctcagctcacagagaggttacttttacatcatgggagcctccaaacaggttctccgtcgtcgtcgtgtcagcaacaggtggcctgtaaacaaccgtctcaaagatcaacagtaccattatcaatgcagcgattcagaaataacgggttgcactcgcaaccaagcaacactacacaataacaaacatagtttggtatggttgttttaaaatcttttattcaagtaaatccgggatattgattatcttatgtAAAGgcgattctactagaatagtataggtgttgactattctacatattacagctggatagggtcgggcccctcaggtgatgtatcgttcactttcatcggatcatatctgatccccatgtaagcctgaatggcacttggcgcttctgtagcgcccactgctgtggtgatcagcagatgcagtagccctcgtgcacagggaatacaacggcagccggtgacaattaacacggtctctgcatttattcccgcgaccggcacttactggatcgtgcctttccacctcccaaacatattctccatctatcctgtgaaggggtcattaatgccggagttctctgccaattctaacctgagggattgtaattatgccagcgccctggtcaccaacccatccggagctgtgttattggggataaaagtacaacatgttgtgccTATCATAGCAtttacccctccttgctctgtcaataacatatccaaatctatatatattccttttaacttttATCTGGTAAACTGAACGAAGTGTTactgattatgatacatgtaatttatccaaacaatatatatacttttttttttttttttttttatatggtggaaaaccaaaacagaaccgattcaaatcctgccgttatttgatttcctcatgtgactgttgctccttgctcggcggacgtAGTTTtataggctccgggtgtgtctgcatctggttctggaacttttgtttctattgtagaaatacaaactaatgtacagcagttagttgttcaaaaacatatttcctataattctatttttaattgttctaatggaagtccattatgggaccctagaaatgcaagtgtaagcatgaatctaaccgtaagcattacgtgcaaagttagctgttaGAGTGATACACGGTACtcatcttgcttctggaaacattggacctgaaaattgtatgcgtttcaaatatgtctgtattataattatatccctccttgcgcattgctacagccatgcgcattaaattaaccaatcctaaaaacggtgtagtgcaaccaagttgaagttcctttccttaatcatttgtacataaaccaatctattgtgaagagaaatgaagaccagtacatacaaaaccaaaggtcaatagtggtgggtctatgcagccgtcttgagaccacgctgttcttAAATGCAGTAAcccgtaaatgtttcatgagtcagtatacctgtgtgccgtaacttatcagagtaaaaaatttatatcagactatgagacgctgacgttttaacaaagcgttacagcagtagcagtggcatttgaaaggttaacccactacttctgaatctaaattgagcctatgttgtccctggcgagcagatgtatcgctaatccatttcttatctataaacccaaaaagatgaaaaaagggaaataacaatgttaaaatttgtatgttcaata is a genomic window of Gadus morhua chromosome 8, gadMor3.0, whole genome shotgun sequence containing:
- the LOC115549138 gene encoding leucine-rich repeat extensin-like protein 6 encodes the protein MSAVVSDMSPAPPGPLPAPPGPLPAPPGPLPAPPHAAPDQFWLPVEMRKTIPQQDQRWIASTLWRNQRLRPDVQLWYEPPVSALIYNQVPSPDRFFMHPAPPPSP